The bacterium genome includes a region encoding these proteins:
- a CDS encoding DUF2203 domain-containing protein, which produces MTARFFTVPEARAHLPRLREVLDALRRTRHQALLKKARIDMLWRRLEAGESVLGTIAEEQKELDGFVSRLSAIVRDVDAIGCILRDIDAGLVDFPARAGGGRAVFLCWRLDEPDIGFWHGPDEGFAGRKPLEDLPPE; this is translated from the coding sequence GTGACGGCCCGGTTTTTCACGGTGCCCGAAGCGCGGGCGCATCTGCCGCGGCTTCGCGAGGTCCTCGACGCACTGCGCCGTACGCGGCACCAGGCGCTCCTCAAGAAGGCCCGGATCGACATGTTGTGGAGGCGCCTCGAAGCCGGCGAGTCCGTCCTCGGCACGATCGCCGAGGAACAGAAGGAGCTGGACGGGTTCGTGTCGCGCCTGTCGGCGATCGTGCGGGACGTCGACGCCATCGGATGCATCCTCCGCGACATTGACGCCGGGCTGGTCGACTTTCCCGCCCGCGCCGGCGGCGGCCGTGCGGTGTTCCTGTGCTGGCGGCTCGACGAGCCCGACATCGGCTTCTGGCACGGTCCGGACGAGGGGTTCGCCGGCCGGAAGCCGCTCGAGGACCTGCCGCCGGAGTAG